The Weissella confusa DNA window ATATTTTGCAACAGAGTTCATCTGTATCTCCTCAAATAGATAGAATAAAATAAGTTCTTTCGTAACAATTTCATAGTTTAGGCGATGAAACGTTCGTTGTCAACGAAAATCACGAACGAATGACTAAAGGTAAGTTAAAACTTGCGTAAAATACGAACGTTTTCAAAATTTGAGCACATTATTAGGCCTAGGTAACGGAAATTGTTAAAATGTAACTGAGAAGAGATATGCCGACGAAGAGGAGGACCGACATATGATATACCAGGAGATGTTAACGCAAGTCATTGAAAAGATGCGTGTTCAACCCGATGCGGGGTTAACCGACGCTCAAGTTCAAGAGGCGCGTCAAAAATATGGGGATAACCGGTTTGTAGAGCCGCCAAAGGAGGGGCTATTCAAGAAGGTTATTCGGAGTTTGAGTGATATTACAACAATCATTTTGATTATTGCAGCGGTCATTTCATTGGTGACAACTGTTATTCAAGGGCACGGCGATTACTTTGAGAGTTTCTTGATTATTGCTATTGTTGTCATTAATTCTGTCTTGTCGATTGTACAAGAGGGACGTGCTGAAAAGGCTTTGGATTCATTGAAGGGCTTAGAGCGCGAAGAAGCCAAGGTTCGTCGTAATGGCGAAACGTTATTTGTACCAATGACGGATGTTGTTGTTGGGGATGTTTTGGTCCTTGAAAATGGGGTGAAGATTCCAGCCGATGCGCGTTTGCTTAAGACATCTGATTTACGTGTCGAAGAATCTGCGTTGACTGGTGAAAGCCAACCAATTGAAAAGGACGAAGATTTTATTACCGGTGAGAGCGTGCCATTGGGTGATCGCTTAAACATGGTTTACCGTGGGACAACCATTGTTAATGGGCGAGCCGAAGCGGTTGTTGTGGCAACGGGTATGGAAACCGAAATGGGTAAGATTGCCGGTTTGCTTGGCGCTGAAGAGCGTGAAATGACACCAATGCAAAAGCGTTTGGCCCAATTGGGTCGTCAATTGACGGTTGTAGCCATTGTCGCAGCATTGATTGTCTTGGTGTTGGGTATCATGCAAGGTGACCCAATCATGGAGTTGTTCATGACAGCCGTGTCATTGGCCGTTGCTGTGGTTCCTGAGACACTGATGGTTATCGTTACGATTACGTTGGCGCTGGGTGTGCAACGAATGGCTGCCCGCCATGCGATTGTGCGTCGTTTGCCAGCGGTTGAAACGTTGGGATCAGCGAGTGTGATTGCATCAGATAAGACAGGAACATTGACGCAAAACAAGATGACGGCGCGTCAAGTTTGGGATGCGACCAAAGATGAGGTTGTGCCAGTTGACCAAGTTGATACCGTGCCGGATGCGCTTCGCTTTGGTGCATTATCAACTAATGTGACGGTGCAAGATGGTCAACTAAGTGGTTTGCCAACAGAAATTGCACTGGTAGCGGGTATTGGTGGTGTGGATGATTATCGTGCTTTGCAAGCTGAGTATCCGAAGGTTTATGAAATTCCATTCAACTCAACTCGTAAGCGCATGACCACGGTGCACAAGGTAGCGGAGGGTTACTTGGCGATTACCAAGGGTGCTTTCGATGTCTTACTGCCAAAGTTACCAGCGGATGTTCAAAGTCGTGCAACGGAAATTAACCAACAATTTGGCGATCAAGCATTGCGTGTGATTACGGTTGCGATGACTAAGTTGGCAACGATTTCGGCAGAACCAACGGCCGAAGAATTGGAGCAAAACCTACAGTTGCTCGGACTGGTTGGTATTATTGATCCGCCACGTCCAGAGTCAGCACAAGCCGTTGCGGAAGCCCGTGCGGCTGGTATTAAGACGGTAATGATTACTGGTGACCACGTGGCGACAGCAAGTGCAATTGCCCGTGAAATTGGTATTTTGTTGCCGACGGATAAGGCGTTGACGGGTGCTGAATTGCACGCTATGTCAGATGAGCAGTTGGATGCAACTGTTCAAGACTATGCCGTCTATGCCCGTGTTACGCCTGAAGACAAGATTCGAATTGTTAAGGCCTGGCAGAAGCGCGGTGATGTGGTGGCGATGACTGGTGATGGTGTGAACGATGCGCCAGCCTTGAACGCTGCTAATGCCGGGATTGCCATGGGACAAACCGGAACTGATGTTGCCCGTGAGGCGGCTGATATTGTTTTGACTGACGATAACTTCGCAACAATCGTGCATGCGGTCGAGGAAGGCCGTGGCATTTACGGCAACATCCGAAAGACGATTAACTTCCTGATGAGTGCCAACATGTCAGAAATTATCGTGATTGTCATGGCGATGATCTTCGGCTGGGGTAGTCCGTTTATGGCTGCCCAGTTGTTGTTCATTAACTTGGTATCTGATGGTTTGCCAGGATTCGCTTTGGCTAAGGAGCCAGCACACGGTGATGTGATGACTGAGAAGCCAATTAACCCGAAGGCCAGCGTATTTGCGCACGGATTGGGTATTCGCATTGCGTTTAATGCCATCTTGTTCGCTGTGATTACGCTGTTGGCCCAAGGTTACGGTGTTTGGACGGGCGATGTTGAAGCCGGACACACAATGGCATTCGTTGTATTGTCGATGACGTCAATCTTGCACGTCTTTAACATCCGTAGTGAAAAGTCGATGTTCCGCATCAAGTTTTCAGCAAATCGTAGTTTGGTGATGATGGCCATCTTGGCTGCGGTCTTGAGTTTGTTGGTTGTGACAGTACCAGTGACGCAAGAGATTTTCCACTTCCACGCCTTGACGACTGGACAATGGATTATCACCGCAATCTTGTCAGTGATTCCGAATATTGCATGGGAAATCATTAAGATCGTCAACCGTAATAATCACTAATGTAAAAGCGATATACTTCGGTGTATCGCTTTTTTTTATGCACAAAATGTAATGAACGTTATGAAAACACGAATAATTAACAGTGTGAATTAAAAGTAGTCGTCAAAAATCGAACTTTAACACGTATGAGTATTGAAACTTCAAATGTTTGTTGATAAAATAGATTTTGTGATAAAACGTTTTGAAATGTTCGTGTTTTGCGGATGTTCCAGTAAATTAAGGGGGCCATCATGGCAGGAATCGTAGTTGTTGGTAGTCAATGGGGAGATGAAGGAAAGGGGAAGATTACAAACTTCATCGCACAGAACTCGGATATGGTAGTGCGTTACCAAGGTGGTAACAATGCCGGCCACACGATTTATGTTGACGGACAGAAGTTTGAGTTGTCAGCTATTCCTTCAGGGATTTTCAACCCTAACCGTTTGGCAGTGATTGGTAATGGGTCAGTGGTTAACCCGAAGGCATTGTTGGAAGAGTTGCACGGTATTCAAGAAAAGGGTGTAACGACTGACAATTTGCGTATCTCAGATCGTGCGCACGTTATTTTCCCTTACCATATTTTGATTGACCAATTGGCTGATGCACGTAAGGGTGATGGCAAGATTGGTACGACTGGACGTGGTATCGGACCTACTTATATGGATAAGGCCGCACGTACTGGTATTCGTGTTGTGGACTTGTTAGACGAAGCTGTTTTGCGTGAGCGTTTGACGACGGTTTTGGCTGAAAAGAACGAGTTGTTGGAAAAGATTTATAACCATGAGCCACTTGATTTGGACGAATTGGTTGCTGAGTTTACCGATTACGGTCAACAATTGAAGCCATACATCACGGATACGACGGTGATTGTTAACGAATACCTTGATAGCAACAAGCGTGTCTTGCTTGAAGGTGCGCAAGGTGCCATGTTGGACATCGACCACGGCACGTACCCATACGTGACATCATCTTCACCAGTTGGTGGTGGGGCAACGATTGGAGCCGGTATTGGCCCAACAAAGATTGATCGTGTTGTGGGTGTCGCTAAGGCCTATACGTCACGAGTTGGGGATGGACCTTTCCCAACGGAATTGTTTGATGAAGTTGGTGATCGCATTCGCGAAATCGGTCACGAATACGGGGTTGTGACGAAGCGCCCGCGTCGTATCGGTTGGTTGGATACGGTGGTTTTGCGTCACGCTGCCCGCATTGGTGGCTTCACACACTTGTCATTGAACTCACTTGATGTGTTGTCAGGTTTGAAGACGTTGAAGATTGCGGTGGCCTACGAGTTGGACGGTCAACGTATTGAGCATTACCCAGCAAGTTTGGGGGATGTTCGTCGCGTAACGCCAATTTATGAAGAGTTGCCAGGCTGGAATGATGACATTACT harbors:
- a CDS encoding adenylosuccinate synthase, whose product is MAGIVVVGSQWGDEGKGKITNFIAQNSDMVVRYQGGNNAGHTIYVDGQKFELSAIPSGIFNPNRLAVIGNGSVVNPKALLEELHGIQEKGVTTDNLRISDRAHVIFPYHILIDQLADARKGDGKIGTTGRGIGPTYMDKAARTGIRVVDLLDEAVLRERLTTVLAEKNELLEKIYNHEPLDLDELVAEFTDYGQQLKPYITDTTVIVNEYLDSNKRVLLEGAQGAMLDIDHGTYPYVTSSSPVGGGATIGAGIGPTKIDRVVGVAKAYTSRVGDGPFPTELFDEVGDRIREIGHEYGVVTKRPRRIGWLDTVVLRHAARIGGFTHLSLNSLDVLSGLKTLKIAVAYELDGQRIEHYPASLGDVRRVTPIYEELPGWNDDITGVKSREELPANAEAYLKRVEELIGVPLYTFAVGPSNEQTIILFDIWNEG
- a CDS encoding cation-translocating P-type ATPase, which translates into the protein MIYQEMLTQVIEKMRVQPDAGLTDAQVQEARQKYGDNRFVEPPKEGLFKKVIRSLSDITTIILIIAAVISLVTTVIQGHGDYFESFLIIAIVVINSVLSIVQEGRAEKALDSLKGLEREEAKVRRNGETLFVPMTDVVVGDVLVLENGVKIPADARLLKTSDLRVEESALTGESQPIEKDEDFITGESVPLGDRLNMVYRGTTIVNGRAEAVVVATGMETEMGKIAGLLGAEEREMTPMQKRLAQLGRQLTVVAIVAALIVLVLGIMQGDPIMELFMTAVSLAVAVVPETLMVIVTITLALGVQRMAARHAIVRRLPAVETLGSASVIASDKTGTLTQNKMTARQVWDATKDEVVPVDQVDTVPDALRFGALSTNVTVQDGQLSGLPTEIALVAGIGGVDDYRALQAEYPKVYEIPFNSTRKRMTTVHKVAEGYLAITKGAFDVLLPKLPADVQSRATEINQQFGDQALRVITVAMTKLATISAEPTAEELEQNLQLLGLVGIIDPPRPESAQAVAEARAAGIKTVMITGDHVATASAIAREIGILLPTDKALTGAELHAMSDEQLDATVQDYAVYARVTPEDKIRIVKAWQKRGDVVAMTGDGVNDAPALNAANAGIAMGQTGTDVAREAADIVLTDDNFATIVHAVEEGRGIYGNIRKTINFLMSANMSEIIVIVMAMIFGWGSPFMAAQLLFINLVSDGLPGFALAKEPAHGDVMTEKPINPKASVFAHGLGIRIAFNAILFAVITLLAQGYGVWTGDVEAGHTMAFVVLSMTSILHVFNIRSEKSMFRIKFSANRSLVMMAILAAVLSLLVVTVPVTQEIFHFHALTTGQWIITAILSVIPNIAWEIIKIVNRNNH